A single Oncorhynchus mykiss isolate Arlee chromosome 24, USDA_OmykA_1.1, whole genome shotgun sequence DNA region contains:
- the LOC110503453 gene encoding uncharacterized protein LOC110503453 → MLPNFYLYLASCVLLLALSCQVSMGTPMRMPRSLDSGKCSQCADLSRELVKNVKKLLDNENLFGGLNCSEQRVEVNSKTQTVLACEPNTDMNTRCSGQRNTTFSESECLRNIRADLEHYAASLQAYKQADLSSTAQDTQNLLNICPSTQWVSSSQVADPKLTSGDPVDQRVHLCKVLKGFHLRVITISRAMGYISAGDHRK, encoded by the exons ATGCTGCCAAACTTTTATTTAT ACCTTGCCAGCTGTGTGCTGCTGCTCGCCTTGTCCTGCCAAGTCTCTATGGGAACTCCAATGCGCATGCCGCGGAGTTTAGACTCTGGGAAATGCTCGCAGTGCGCTGACCTCTCCAGAGAGCTCGTCAAGAATGTTAAAAAGCTCCTGGACAAC GAAAACCTGTTTGGGGGTTTAAACTGCTCGGAGCAGCGCGTGGAGGTGAACAGTAAGACCCAGACAGTCCTAGCCTGCGAACCCAACACGGACATG AACACAAGATGCTCTGGTCAACGGAACACCACATTCAGTGAG AGTGAGTGTCTGAGGAACATCCGAGCAGACCTAGAACATTATGCTGCCTCACTACAGGCTTACAAACAGGCCGACCTCAGCTCCACTGCCCAGGACACCCAGAACCTACTCAATATTTGTCCATCCACACAATGGGTGTCTTCCTCACAG GTTGCAGACCCTAAGCTGACTAGTGGTGACCCTGTGGACCAGAGGGTCCATCTGTGCAAGGTACTGAAGGGCTTCCACCTCCGGGTCATCACCATCAGCAGAGCCATGGGATACATCTCTGCTGGGGACCACAGGAAGTAA